The genomic region GGTAACGGTGAACTGCTTTTTCCCTTCTATTTGTTTTCCGTTGAGCGCCCGTACGCTGTCTTTAACGGTTATCGTGTATTGTTGACCGGGTTTAAGGCTTTCTTCAGGTTCAAAAGCAAGGTACCGCGAGCCGTACCAGCGGAATATGCCTTTTACGGCTGGACTAATCGATAGGTATGGAGACTCCGTTTCCGGTTTGCCGAGGGCGCCGATTGCCTTAACCGGCAGCGAGAACACGACATAAAAGGACGGCGAGGTTACCGCCGCGGGAATCTTGCCTTTCGGTCCCCAATCGGCAACCGTGAGCGCTCCGCTCTGCGGGAGATCGATGGTTTCCGCTACGCCTTTGGTTTGCTCGCCGGTCTCTGCCGTCAATTGAGGCGTATAGGAGGTTTTGTATGCGGTAAGTGCCCGTACTCCGGGAATAACCGAGACATCTTTTGCCGATGATTGCGGCGCGGGCGCTTTAAACGCCGGTATCTTGGAGTTCTGTTCGGGTTCGGGCGTTTCTATCGCATACTGCGGTAAAAACTGCTTTTCAAAGTCCGAAATATTCGGATCATTGTACTTGCGCTGCGTCTGTTCTTGCAGCTTTGCGATATACGCTTTTTGATTCGCATCGCCCGAACTTGAACCTTTGCCGCAGCCGGCGATAAGGGCTGCCAGGGTTATAATCATTAAAACAATACCGGATTTTCTCATTATTGGGCTCCATCAACTAATAACAGCTGGAGCATCTAAAAACTCACGGGCTATAGATGCTCCTAATAGTATACAAGAGCGACGCTGAATATACAACATGATATTTCAGGACTAGATCAAAGAAAATTTCGTACAAAAGAAAATTTTGAGTTGATTATTTGTGCAGATGAAAGGTAAAAAAGATAATATGAAGTATCTTTGCTATCGGAAGCCGGCGGGATGATAAGATGAGACCGGCGGGATTCGAACCCGCCACCTACTGCTTAGAAGGCAGTTGCTCTATCCAAATGAGCTACGATCTCTTGAACTCGCAGTGTTCACTGCAAATATGCTATATGTATACAATAGGAGTGAAAAAAAGTCAAGGTTTATTTTCAGCCGCTAAAATAGCGCGGCTGAAAAACGCTACAAGTTTGCTTACGCAAACATCGCTTATTGACGTGTGCGCTATCGCGCACGAATTCAACGGTCTCAAAAATTGATATTTTGTTCGACTGTTGAATTTTAAGGAACCTATCGTGCAAACGCATCAAACTGTTTCTAGTAGTCCCAATTATTTTACACTTTTGCTCTACTCTACCTAATGCATTTGCCCTGCTACTAAATTATTTAATTAAAAATCATTCCGAATATTTGACTTCCTGTCGGAAATATACTATTTTGTTTGCATGAAAATCAGAATAGTATCTTTATGTTTCGTTTTTAACCTTTTTGTGCTCGGTTGTTCCGCTAAACAAGCGCAGACTGCCAACCCGGCAGCAACACCGAATTCGGGAGTACAGCCAACTGCTACCGCTTCTACGACAATGCAGACTTCTGCCGATCGACAAACCAATGCTGATCCGGTCGCAGCGCTGAGTTCGCTCGGGTTTTACGTTTACGACACACCGATTGATCTGCCTATAACCGCACCGATACCTGCACTTGCAGGCGATCCTATCAAAGTGGACGATTTTACCGGTAAAATCACACTCCTCAATTTTTGGGCGACGTGGTGCCCGCCGTGCCGTGCGGAAATGCCCTCCATCGAGCGCTTATATAAGCAGATGGACGGTACAAATTTCCGAATTATTGCTGTCAATGCCGGTGAGCATCGTTCGCAAGTCACATCTTTTATCGAAAAAAATAAATATACATTCCCCATCTATTTGGATGAATCAAACCAGTTATCGTCCATATTTGCTGCGCGCGGACTTCCGTCGACCTACCTCGTTAATAAAGAGGGAAAGGTTATTGCCGCACGTATCGGAGCGATGGAGTATGACCAAGCAGAATTGATAAAACTGCTTAAGGAATTAGCCGATGGGTAGTGCGTCTCTTCCCGGTTTATTCGGAGCCTTTTTTGCAGGACTGCTTTCATTTTTGAGCCCCTGCGTATTGCCGCTTATTCCCGTCTATCTTTCGTTCATCTCCGGTGAATCGCTTGCCCAAATCCGCGAAGGCAACAACGGCCGTATGCGCCTTTTTCTGCGCAGCATCAGCTTTGTGCTGGGATTTACAGTAGTATTTGTACTGCTTGCGATCCTATTCGGAACAGGCGCCCGTTTTATCGGCAGTTCCGCCCCCCGCGTCATTATGCGGATTGCGGGAGTTGTTGTCATAATTCTCGGCCTGAATATGCTTTTCGATTTTATCCCGTTTTTACGCGGGGAGATAAAAGCACAGGCGCCGAGTACTGCCGCAAGTTTTTCAAAGGCGTTTCTTTTCGGTATGCTGTTCGCCGCCGGATGGAGCCCTTGTATCGGGCCGATATTGTCGTCGATTCTGCTCTTTGCGGCTCAAGCGGGCAATATCGTAAAAGCAACCTTTTTGCTCGGGGCGTATTCGCTCGGACTCGGCATTCCATTCTTGCTGGTAGGGCTGTTTTTTGATAAAGCTGAGCCGGTATTACAATGGTTCAAGCGGCATACGCGCGGGGTTAAGATAACAGCCGGAGTGCTGATCATCTTTTTCGGTATATTGATGGTAACCGCCGGTTTGGCGAGCATTACGACCTTCTTTGTAAAGATAGGGTATGCACTCGAAGAATATGCTCAGACGGGGACACCTCCGTTCAGCACTATTGCCGGAGCACTTGCCCGCTGGCTGCAATTCCAAGGGGTATAGGAAAACTACTGAAAGCCGTCTTTTTAGATTGCATTATTCGTGCGGGTTTAAACCCCGACGCTCGCGTCGGGGTTGTTGATTGCCTACGGGCTTCTTATAAAGGCGTGCGCAATCTAAAAATTCCCGCAGATAGCTTGGGGGCGTAATCTTTTTATTCCATACAAGATAAAGGTCGCGGTAGCGATGCGGTACGTTCTCCAGCGAGAAAGCGAGTAGCTCGCCACGCTTAATCATATCATCTACGGCAATTTTGGAAATAAATGACGTACCCGCCCCTTGCGCAACGAGCCGCTTTATCACTTCGATATTGTTGATCGTGGTGATGATATGCAGCGATTCGGCGGGGATATGTGCGGAAGCTAATATGAGCTCCATATTCTGCTTTACGGCGGAACCGCTTTCCCGTACAATGAGCGGTTCCTGAGCGAGCCGCTTTAAATCGGGTTTTGTCTGCTGTAAAGCTCGATAATAGGGAATATTAGGCGTAATAAAAACAAACTCATCTTGGTAGATCGGTTTAAACTCACAGTTTTCATCATCGCTTTTCATTCCAACAATGCCCGCATCGACCTTTCGGGCAGAAATCCGTTTAATCGTTTCGTAGCTGTTTTGTTCTTCAACTTGAACAAGGATATTGGGGTGGTCTTTTCTGAATCGACTCAATATAAAGGGAAGTATATACCCCGTCGGAATGGTAGAAGCGCCGAGCCTCAACACCTTTTGATTTGGATTGATAAATCGGTCTATAAGAGCCGAACGCTGCTGCAATAAATCCTTTGCTTCGCGGTAGAGCATCGTCCCTTCTTCCGTAATTTTCAGTTCCCGCGTGGAACGGATAAAGAGGGGAGTATCCAGTTCTTCTTCAAGCTGCTTAATGTGCAGACTCACTGTCGGCTGCGAAATATTCAGTTCTTCGGCCGCCGCAGAAAAGCTTAGATTTTCGACTAACTTTACAAATACTTCGAGGTGTTTAAATTCCATATTCTCTCCTACGGTTGTTAGTCAACGGTTCTATTTGCCGCGCGGAGCCTTTGCAGGATCGATCGGTTTATTGTTTGCATACACCATAAAATAAAGTCTCGGCGTACCGGTAATAGAATCTGCGGCAAGGGTACCGAGTTTTTGACCGACGGTAATGTGCGTACCCGCTTGCGGGAGTATCTGTGCCAATCCCCCGTATACATAGACGTGCTTTGTTTTGGATTGAATAAAGATAACCTGCCCGTATCCTCGATGCGGACCGATTGAAATAACCCGTCCCGATGCGATGGCCTTTACCGATGCGTTTGTTGTCGAATCGATAGCGACGCCGTAGAGCTTTCCCGACAGATACGAAATGTCGGTAATAGGAACAGGCCACAGAAGCTTTTTGTCTATGCTTTTTTTTGTATATAAGCGAGGGTCTTCCCATGAAGCTTGAGAATGTTGCTGAGCTGCTGTCGTATTGGTGGAAGCTGTCGCATTTTTGGGAGCAGAGGCAACGGCGTTTTTTTCTCTTTCCGGCACAATCAATATTTTTCCGACTTTTAAGACATCTGAATTGGAGAGGCTATTTGCTTTTCGCAGCGCATCAACGGTAACGGAGAATTTTTTCGCAATGCTGTAAAGCGTGTCGCCCTTTTGTATTGTGTATGTTTCCGGAATATAGATTTTCTGTCCAATCGTAATTTTACCCGCATCGCTGATGTTATTCCGTTCCAGGAGAATAGCAACCGGCACCGAATATTTGCGGCTTAACGCATAGAGCGTTTCGCCTTTTTCCAATGTATGGAGTGTATCCGATGCAGCGGCTGAATAAACCACAAGAAAAAAAATAAAAAGACAGACGGAATAAAAGCGCTTAGACATATTCGCTTATAAATATCGGCTCATTATGTAAGAAACTCAACTATCTTGTGTAGCTGCTAAAAACAGCCTGACTCGTTTACCCTGTTGACGCCCTGTACCTTTCCCATTAAAATCCGCAGAGTAAGGAAATTAGGAATGGATATTATTAAGCGAAACGGTGAAAAGGAAGCCTACAATGCCGAAAAGATTACATTGGCGATGCAGGCAGCATTTAACAGTGTAACGGATGCGGCGGCGCAGCATGATGCAAATACGGCTGTACAAAAGGACACGGAACTATCAAAGGTTGACAACCTTGCGCAGGTACTGCAGCAGATGACGGCGGAAATCGAAGCCGATATATATGAACTGAGCAAAAACGGGAATGCGGTACAGGTAGAAACCATTCAAGATCTGGTTGAAAAAACGCTCATCGAACATAATTATTACGCAGCGGTAAAGAGTTTTATTCTTTACCGTGTTGAACAGACAAAAAAACGGGATGCGAGGCGTGCTATTGCGGCCAATTTTTCTTCCATTGATATTCAACCGGTACTAACCCGTATCCAGCAGGATTTTTCCGAAGAACAGTACAGCTTAACCCTGCTCTTTCACAAGTTTGAATCCTTCCGTAAGCAGGATATGACAGAATCGGAATTACTCGCCTTGCTGATAAAGGCCGCTGTTGAGCTCACTGCGCAGGAAGCTCCCCGTTGGGAGTTTATTGCCGCCCGCTTTTTGATGCTCGACTTTTCCGAAAAGCTGAAAGCCGAACTTGCCAAGCGGAATATCCGATCGTTTTACGAAAAACTCACCTATCTGGAAGAAAAAGGACTCTACGGCGCGTATATCCGTGCAGGGTATTCAAAAGAAGAGCTGGAAAACGCCTATTCATATATCGATAACGGTAAAAACGACCTATTCACCTACAGCGGCTTGGATTTGCTTTTGCGCCGGTATGTTATTTCCACACGGGAGCATATTCCGCTCGAAACACCGCAGGAGATGTTTTTAGGAATCGCCTTACACCTCGCCTTGCATGAAAAAAATGACCGGATGGAATGGGTGCGCCGCTTTTACCTGATGCTGAGCA from Treponema vincentii harbors:
- a CDS encoding selenium metabolism-associated LysR family transcriptional regulator; amino-acid sequence: MEFKHLEVFVKLVENLSFSAAAEELNISQPTVSLHIKQLEEELDTPLFIRSTRELKITEEGTMLYREAKDLLQQRSALIDRFINPNQKVLRLGASTIPTGYILPFILSRFRKDHPNILVQVEEQNSYETIKRISARKVDAGIVGMKSDDENCEFKPIYQDEFVFITPNIPYYRALQQTKPDLKRLAQEPLIVRESGSAVKQNMELILASAHIPAESLHIITTINNIEVIKRLVAQGAGTSFISKIAVDDMIKRGELLAFSLENVPHRYRDLYLVWNKKITPPSYLREFLDCARLYKKPVGNQQPRRERRGLNPHE
- a CDS encoding cytochrome c biogenesis CcdA family protein, with amino-acid sequence MGSASLPGLFGAFFAGLLSFLSPCVLPLIPVYLSFISGESLAQIREGNNGRMRLFLRSISFVLGFTVVFVLLAILFGTGARFIGSSAPRVIMRIAGVVVIILGLNMLFDFIPFLRGEIKAQAPSTAASFSKAFLFGMLFAAGWSPCIGPILSSILLFAAQAGNIVKATFLLGAYSLGLGIPFLLVGLFFDKAEPVLQWFKRHTRGVKITAGVLIIFFGILMVTAGLASITTFFVKIGYALEEYAQTGTPPFSTIAGALARWLQFQGV
- a CDS encoding TlpA family protein disulfide reductase translates to MKIRIVSLCFVFNLFVLGCSAKQAQTANPAATPNSGVQPTATASTTMQTSADRQTNADPVAALSSLGFYVYDTPIDLPITAPIPALAGDPIKVDDFTGKITLLNFWATWCPPCRAEMPSIERLYKQMDGTNFRIIAVNAGEHRSQVTSFIEKNKYTFPIYLDESNQLSSIFAARGLPSTYLVNKEGKVIAARIGAMEYDQAELIKLLKELADG
- a CDS encoding M23 family metallopeptidase, which encodes MSKRFYSVCLFIFFLVVYSAAASDTLHTLEKGETLYALSRKYSVPVAILLERNNISDAGKITIGQKIYIPETYTIQKGDTLYSIAKKFSVTVDALRKANSLSNSDVLKVGKILIVPEREKNAVASAPKNATASTNTTAAQQHSQASWEDPRLYTKKSIDKKLLWPVPITDISYLSGKLYGVAIDSTTNASVKAIASGRVISIGPHRGYGQVIFIQSKTKHVYVYGGLAQILPQAGTHITVGQKLGTLAADSITGTPRLYFMVYANNKPIDPAKAPRGK